A window from Macaca thibetana thibetana isolate TM-01 chromosome 7, ASM2454274v1, whole genome shotgun sequence encodes these proteins:
- the LOC126958156 gene encoding protein DEK, whose product MSASAPAAEGEGTPAQPASEKEPEMPGPREESEEEDDEDDDEEEEEEKEKSLIVEGKREKKKVERLTMQVSSLQREPFTIAQGKGQKLCEIERIHFFLSKKKTDELRNLHKLLYNRPGTVSSLKKNVGQFSGFPFEKGSVQYKKKEEMLKKFRNAMLKSICEVLDLERSGVNSELVKRILNFLMHPKPSGKPLPKSKKTSSKGSKKERNSSGMARKAKRTKCPEILSDESSSDEDEKKNKEESSDDDDKESEEEPPKKTTKREKPKQKATSKSKKSVKSANVKKADSSTTKKNQNSSKKESESEDSSDDEPLIKKLKKPPTDEELKETIKKLLASANLEEVTMKQICKKVYENYPTYDLTERKDFIKTTVKELIS is encoded by the coding sequence CCGAAATGCCTGGTCCCAGAGAGGAGAGCGAGGAGGAAGACGACGAGGACGACgacgaggaggaagaggaggaaaaagaaaagagtctcATCGTGGAAGgcaagagggaaaagaagaaagtagagaGGCTGACAATGCAAGTCTCTTCCTTACAGAGAGAACCATTTACAATTGCACAAGGAAAGGGGCAGAAACTTTGTGAAATTGAgaggatacatttttttctaagtaagaAGAAAACCGATGAACTTAGAAATCTACACAAACTGCTTTacaacaggccaggcactgtgtccTCATTAAAGAAGAATGTGGGTCAGTTCAGTGGCTTTCCGTTTGAAAAAGGAAGTGTCCagtataaaaagaaggaagaaatgttgaaaaaatttagaaatgccATGTTAAAGAGCATCTGTGAGGTTCTTGATTTGGAGAGATCAGGTGTAAATAGTGAACTAGTGAAGAGGATCTTGAATTTCTTAATGCATCCAAAGCCCTCTGGCAAACCATTGCCAAAATCTAAAAAAACTTCTAGCAAAGGCAGTAAAAAGGAACGGAACAGTTCTGGAATGGCAAGGAAGGCTAAGCGAACCAAATGTCCTGAAATTCTGTCAGATGAATCTAGTAGTgatgaagatgaaaagaaaaacaaggaagagtCTTCAGATGATGACGATAAAGAAAGTGAAGAGGAGCCACCAAAAAAgacaaccaaaagagaaaaacctAAACAGAAAGCTacttctaaaagtaaaaaatctgTGAAAAGTGCCAATGTTAAGAAGGCAGATAGCAGCACCACCAAGAAGAATCAAAACAGTTCCAAAAAAGAAAGTGAGTCTGAGGATAGTTCAGATGATGAACCTTTaattaaaaagttgaagaaaCCCCCTACAGATGAAGaattaaaggaaacaataaagaaattaCTGGCCAGTGCTAACTTGGAAGAAGTCACAATGAAACAGATTTGCAAAAAGGTCTATGAAAATTATCCTACTTATGATTTAACTGAAAGGAAAGATTTCATAAAAACAACTGTAAAAGAGCTAATTTCTTGA